A region of Solanum dulcamara chromosome 7, daSolDulc1.2, whole genome shotgun sequence DNA encodes the following proteins:
- the LOC129894684 gene encoding uncharacterized protein LOC129894684 yields MAANEVNEVTTLNHNHPLYLQVSDASGVVLIPIKLTGQENYALWSRSMKLALKKKEKLGFVNGSCAKGDYKGALEKQWENTISHQNLLWFEIATLKQGTDSVTPYYSKLRDLWFELDVMIPSCGCNYEDLTSYVEHLISQRLLQFLMGLNESFGNNRSNILARIPVVTVNKVYAIAAQEDRQRALEVMDKTRDALTLLVGRTQGYKSKPKKSVPPGIICDHCGFKGHFKADCYRLVGYHLDFKSKRKGTNDFKCDFKPANAHLTKNADDFPNSGLFNGKVLGIGKEKEGMYILKESIKSTINAVVSENADAKLWHLRLGHPSTGIMQDIKSLKHFSDKNMSHNCEICPLAKQCRLKFPVSNSKTLRVFELIHVDVWGSYSKPTPNRKNYFVTIVDDHSRYTWICLIHYKSEFIVVLKYFIALIRNQFDLFVKVLRYDNGAEFFNSSVIDFLASHDPPTTCAEPIVLKQLVEMNTIVSAPTQSPDTHGPKT; encoded by the exons ATGGCGGCAAATGAAGTAAATGAAGTAACAACCCTAAATCACAATCATCCACTATATCTCCAGGTATCTGATGCATCTGGAGTTGTTCTTATTCCAATCAAGTTAACAGGGCAAGAAAATTATGCTTTGTGGAGTCGTTCAATGAAGCTGGCtctcaagaaaaaagaaaagcttGGATTCGTTAATGGATCGTGTGCAAAAGGAGATTACAAAGGAGCATTAGAAAAACAATGGGAAAATACAAT ATCTCACCAGAACCTACTGTGGTTTGAAATTGCCACTTTGAAACAAGGAACTGACTCTGTTACTCCATATTACTCGAAATTGAGGGATCTATGGTTTGAACTGGATGTGATGATTCCATCATGTGGATGTAATTATGAAGATTTAACTTCATATGTGGAGCATCTAATATCACAAAGACTACTTCAGTTTTTGATGGGATTGAATGAAAGCTTTGGAAATAATAGAAGTAATATTTTGGCTAGAATACCTGTGGTGACTGTAAATAAAGTATATGCTATTGCAGCACAAGAAGACAGACAAAGAGCATTGGAAGTTATGGACAAAACCAGAGATGCTTTAACACTTCTAGTAGGCAGGACTCAGGGATACAAATCAAAGCCAAAGAAGTCTGTACCTCCGGGAATAATTTGTGATCACTGTGGATTTAAAGGTCATTTTAAGGCTGATTGTTATAGGTTAGTTGGCTATCATCTAGATTTCAAGAGCAAAAGGAAAGGAACTAATGATTTCAAATGTGACTTCAAGCCTGCAAATGCACACCTGACAAAGAATGCTGATGATTTTCCCAATAGT GGACTTTTCAATGGCAAGGTATTGGGGATTGGTAAGGAAAAGGAAGGTATGTACATATTGAAGGAATCAATAAAATCCACAATAAATGCAGTAGTTTCTGAGAATGCAGATGCAAAGCTATGGCATTTAAGATTGGGACATCCATCAACTGGAATAATGCAAGATATTAAGTCATTAAAGCATTTCTCAGACAAGAATATGTCACACAACTGTGAGATTTGTCCTTTAGCAAAGCAATGTAGATTGAAATTTCCTGTCAGTAATAGTAAAACACTTAGAGTTTTTGAATTGATTCATGTTGATGTTTGGGGATCTTATAGCAAGCCTACTCCAAATAGAAAGAACTACTTTGTTACTATAGTAGATGATCATAGTAGGTACACATGGATATGTCTGATTCATTATAAGAGTGAATTCATTGTAGTTCTGAAATATTTCATTGCTTTAATAAGAAACCAATTTGACTTGTTTGTGAAAGTCTTGAGATATGATAATGGGGCAGAATTTTTCAATTCTTCAGTTATTGATTTTCTTGCATCTCATG ATCCTCCAACTACATGTGCTGAGCCTATTGTGTTGAAACAGTTAGTAGAGATGAATACTATTGTTTCAGCACCCACACAGTCTCCTGATACTCATGGTCCAAAAACCTGA